A DNA window from Xyrauchen texanus isolate HMW12.3.18 chromosome 6, RBS_HiC_50CHRs, whole genome shotgun sequence contains the following coding sequences:
- the LOC127645244 gene encoding cytoplasmic 60S subunit biogenesis factor ZNF622-like: protein MSYTCISCRVQFSDGDVQRAHYKEDWHRYNLKRKVADMPPVTAENFHERVLVQRASAEQQIQGSGHGSVYCATCNKNFSSDNAYTNHIQSNKHQQAERKALTAAQKTVQRMNEKNLEKGVEIDKDAQNEALQKALKEQQRHTPSEATPTERQVRQWPDKPPRLQWFEQQAKKLEEGENVEEEEWEDVVVDDDEEDMDGDEEEEMEEEDSASGAAQAPGSIPVTDCMFCGHHSRSLTRNVAHMTKTHSFFLPDIEYLVDLKGLISYLGEKVGLGKVCLWCNEKGKSFYSTEAVQAHMTDKSHCKLFTDGDAALEFADFFDFRSSYPDAKDGDDMEMKDGDLPDEKTVEVDDETLELTLPSGAKIGHRSLMRYYKQRFGVQRALVPARNQKAVGRVLKQYRALGWGGDFGKGFVSQQQKDMQYVQRMKSKWMLKMGMNNNTTKQTHFRAQVLF from the exons ATGTCGTACACCTGCATCAGCTGCCGTGTACAGTTCTCTGATGGGGATGTTCAGCGGGCTCATTATAAAGAAGATTGGCATCGCTACAATCTGAAAAGGAAGGTGGCAGACATGCCTCCAGTCACTGCGGAAAACTTCCATGAACGAGTGCTGGTACAGCGGGCATCAGCAGAACAGCAGATCCAGGGCAGCGGGCATGGCTCTGTGTACTGTGCCACCTGCAACAAAAATTTCTCCAGTGATAATGCCTACACAAATCACATCCAGTCCAATAAACACCAGCAGGCAGAGAGGAAAGCCCTGACTGCCGCCCAGAAGACTGTCCAGCGAATGAATGAGAAGAATCTGGAGAAAGGGGTGGAGATTGACAAGGATGCACAGAATGAAGCTCTTCAGAAGGCACTCAAAGAGCAGCAGAGACACACCCCCTCTGAAGCCACACCTACAGAGAGGCAGGTTCGACAGTGGCCGGACAAACCACCTCGGCTGCAGTGGTTCGAGCAGCAGGCCAAGAAGCTTGAGGAGGGCGAGAATGTGGAGGAGGAGG AGTGGGAGgatgttgttgttgatgatgatgaggaggataTGGACGGAGATGAAgaagaggagatggaggaggaggACTCTGCGTCCGGAGCTGCTCAGGCCCCTGGTTCAATCCCAGTTACAGATTGTATGTTCTGTGGGCATCACTCGCGCTCACTGACACGAAATGTAGCACACATGACCAAAACACACAGCTTCTTCCTCCCAGATATTGAGTATCTGGTCGACCTCAAAGGACTTATTTCATATCTGG GAGAGAAGGTCGGTTTGGGCAAAGTGTGCTTATGGTGTAATGAGAAAGGCAAATCATTCTACTCTACGGAAGCAGTTCAGGCACACATGACCGACAAGAGTCACTGTAAGCTCTTCACAGATGGAGATGCTGCACTTGAGTTTGCAGACTTCTTCGACTTCAG GAGTAGTTATCCTGATGCTAAAGATGGAGATGATATGGAGATGAAGGATGGCGATCTACCTGATGAAAAGACAGTAGAGGTTGATGACGAAACGCTGGAGCTCACTTTACCCTCAG GTGCCAAGATTGGCCATCGCTCTCTGATGAGGTACTATAAGCAGAGGTTTGGGGTTCAGAGGGCACTGGTTCCAGCTCGTAACCAAAAGGCTGTAGGTCGAGTCCTTAAACAATACAGAGCACTTGGCTGGGGAGGAGACTTTG